From the Lathyrus oleraceus cultivar Zhongwan6 chromosome 3, CAAS_Psat_ZW6_1.0, whole genome shotgun sequence genome, the window TTAGAGGTTGTCTCTCGTTCTTGGAAAGCAGCCATTCGTAGCCCAGAACTATCAAAAATACGACAGGAAATTGCTGCATCTGAGGATCTCTTGTGTGTCTGTGCTTTTGATCCAGAGAACGTATGGCAACTGTATGACTCTCTAAGAGATATCTGGATTACCCTTCCTGTTCTTCCCTCAAAGATCAGGCATCTTGCTCACTTTGGTGCCGTATCTGTATCTGGAAAATTGTTTGTCATTGGTGGTGGAAGTGATGCTGTTGATCCATCGACTGGTGATCACGATGGCTGCTTTGCAACCGATGAAGTCTGGTCATATGACCCCATAATCCAGCAGTGGTCCCCTCGGGCTTCAATGCTTGTTCCCCGTTCTATGTTTGCATGCTGTGTTTTGAATGGAAAAATTGTTGTCGCCGGAGGATTCACTAGCTGTAGAAAAACAATATCTCAAGCAGAAATATATGACCCCGAGAAGGATTTTTGGACTCCAATCCCTGATCTTCACCGCACACATAATTCAGCCTGTTCAGGAATAGTGATTGGTGGAAAAATGCATGTACTGCACAAGGATATGTCAACGGTGCAAGTTTTAGACAATGCAGGGGCTAGATGGATTGTGGAGGACTGTGATTGGCTTCAAGGCCCAATGGCAGTAGTCCAGGATGCACTTTGTGTTATGAGCAATGGATTTATCATGAAGCAAGACAAAGAAGGGAAAAAGATTGTAAGTTCAGCAACAGATTTTAAACAGAGAATTGGGTTTGCAATGATTGGACTAGGCGATGATTTATACATGATAGGGGGCGTCATTGGACCTGACAGATGGAATTGGGACATTAAGCCATTATCAAATGTTGATGTTCTAACACTTGGGAGTGAGAGACCAACTTGGCGCCAAACAGCTCCAATGACACGGTGCCGTGGTACCATTGTTGGTTGTACAATTATGAGAATTTAGACCCTCTCTAGTTAGGATCCCATGTACTTTGTACTCGAGGGTATTTGTGTTGATAGCATGCGGTAACAAGGTGAGTTTTTTCTGTGCCTGTTCTGTTTGAAGCATAACCGCAGCTAGGTCCGTCACTAAGCAACCTCACTTTGCTACTTGTCATTTGGTGCTATGCAAATTTTATGGAAGATTGCTTCGCTGGACAAATCAACAATTTCATTTAGTTTTCTTTAACTCTTTTCTGGAGTGGAGGAGGTATCTTAGAGGGATTATGTTCCAAAACATCATAATCTCATAATTTTGTTAATACATGGAAATTAAGTTTGGTTATGAGATGGATTTCATTCTTTCTTCCATCATTTATCATTCTAATTTGTGTTAAAGTAAGACCTAGGATACTTTATGTAAGCtgcaaaatttttaaaaaaatgctTACTTTATGATTTTTTAACAGGTAACTTGTGAAATATGAGCATATATAAACAGAAAAAACATTTACTTTAGAATTGAGTTAATTGGTAACTTTAATTTTGTTActaataaaattaaattaaagtTTTACCAGAAATAAAATAAAACTGAAGTTCTAAAATATAGTCCTATATTGAAAATGGCTTAGCGGCATGATTAACCATTCAAAGGTCAAAAGTGTCGCGCCACAAGACAGCGATGCAATCCTAAGACATGATTAACCATCCAAAGATTAAAGTGCCGCGCCACAAGACATGGCGAAGCAATCCCAACACTCTACAAATCGCCATTTATTTTCTATTAATTTTGTTGAAGGCCAATTATAAGAGAAAGAAAGGTTTAACATGTGGTGTTAGGTACAGATGAATTATGGCAGGTGAATGATGTTGAGGTGATTAATGTTAAGATGAATGATGTTGAGACATGTGGTGTTGGATAGAGATTGGATATGTTGGTACCGAAACAAATGATGATAATGATGCGAATTTTTATCATGACAATACTTTGAATGTTATGGAAAATCTGTTACATCATGCTAATGATACAGAGGATacaagaaaaaaaaacataaataagaGGATTTGAGTGAAAATGATAGAAATGGATGTAATACGAAGAAATATCTCGTTTTCATATTATCAAAAGTTAAGTGCAAGGAATGTCACATGTCTTATCATCTTGTTTAGTTTATCTCAACCAAACAAAAAGACAACttagatttttattaatttttttcgATTAAGTGATTTCTATTAATTTAGAATAAGTGTAATGTTAAGTTCATTATTTGATCAATTTTTggtttgattttttatttaagATAAGTTTAATGTTAAGTTAATGACTCGGTATGTCATTTTGATGTGTTAGTTTATGTTCCACTAGACTTCCATCATTTCGATGTTGTTAATTAATGTTGCTAGTTAATGAATGAAGGTTAATATTTATTAATTGATGTAATCATAAAACAATACTAAAATGATGCATCCAATTCAACTAAAATGGATATATTAGGCCAAACTGAATATACTTATTAATGTTTCTAATTATTAGAAAGATTTCAAGTTCCACATTGGTTGAAGATATAGTATTGAAAGAGTTTATATAGTAGCACCACTCGTCTTACAAGTCGGTTTTATAAGGATGAGTTAGATCAAGCTCTAATATGGTATCAGAGCTCATCGATCAGATCTTGGGCTTCCTACCGTTTAAAATTGATGCGAGACTTGAAGcgttggaaagctctttcaatgcTATATAAGATAGTAAAGTAGAAACATGGATATATGCCAAGCATGGATAGGATAATGATGCTATACTATCATGTATGTTATATGAGCGAGGAGAAATCATGTTCGTGCCATGATTCTTGTTTGGGGTATTAGTCATGAGTTTGGTTAAGCATGTTTATGAACCATGTTATGATATATGCTATGAATTGTGGTTGTGTTGATTGTGTATATTTTCGGTCTATTGTTTACTTGCTTATGTATATGTGATAATATGATTGAAAATTCATAatgatgagtgaggaaacctagggTTATAACTAGATAAATGAACTAGAAAGATAACTAGGTTATGAAATTGACTTAGATGGCGATGTTTGGACGCAAGGGTACCTTGGTGTGTGTCGTGGACAAGTAGTCGCTAGAAATATGGTTTAGTTACGAAATAATATGCTTTATATGGAACATGCTATGTTGTTGTGTGATTAAGGTGAACGTGATTACCTTGTGATTGTCAAATATAATCACGTCGTGTTTCTATCTAATCATGTAGTCAGAAATAACCCCTTGATTGTGCCGTCCCAATTTGCGATGCTTATATAGAGTAAGAATTGGGATGTACGCACCGATACTTGAATGACCTGGGTTTGAATCCCAAAAGCGGTGGATTTCATGGTGGGTGAAAATTCCAAGGTAAAAGACTTGAAATTGGTTTAGAGTCCCATAGAAAGTGACAATTCTTAAGGTGGATGTTATCCTTTAGAATCTGAAATCCATGCGTATGTCGAAGTATGAGATATGATCCATGACCCAGGTCAATAACCCTAGATGTAGGGCTTGCCAGGGAAAGATACATATGATACAAGGATCCGTGACCCGTGTCGATAATCCTAGATGTAGGGTTAGCCTGGGAAAGATACCTTGGTATGGTTTTCGATTAGTGATTGTTTGAGTTGATGAACTCATGAAGCATGTTTTCATACATTGCGAGTTTTATGTACTTAAGTCTTTTTCCTCTTTGGACTTGAGTTAGGATTTGATTAAAATCTTGTAGAgtcgagtggacccataagatatGGAAACTCATTGAAATTATTATCTCATCCCAATATTGTTGTTGCGTTTCAGGTATTATTTACCGGTTATATATCTACAAGAGGAGTTGTGCATTGATGGTTTAAGGGATGTTGATTATtgtgatcttccgctgtggagttgtgtacaatgaagatattgtacatgGTTCTTAGATTTTATTCTTAGGCTTTTCATTGTATAACATATCTCTTTGATgtttagtttggacatgtgtatataatgatgCCATTAGGCTCTTATGTTGTGTCGGTACTATAAATTAACGCTTGTATGgtattattctagatatatattatacgaGTTGTTACACCAACTTCCTCTGCTGCTTCATATCTAATGGTTAATAAATAATGAAATATTAATGATTTAGAGGAAAGATAAAACCAAAAAGTAATCCAATGGTCACATTTAGTGTTGTTCCTAGGACAGTAGAGAATAAATTGGAGAGGATCTAGATCCATAAATATGTTATTATAATCTTTCACTTCATCATAATATCAATCAATAGCCGCTTCTAGTTTTAGTGTTCCCCCTGCGTAAATTCAAGAAAGCATAACCTACTATGCCAAAATGAATTTGGTGAACAACAAGAGATATCTTACCCTACAGGGTGGAAATCCCCATAATTTCTTTCCAACATTATTAACCGTTGTAGCCATTCTAAACACAATGAAGTTACCATACCAATAATTAGGTCTCCTCTGCTTCTTCGAAGAAGATGAATAAACCCTCAATTCAGGACTATTAGTGTCGTTTCCTCATTACCAGACACTTTTTGAGAGGGAGACAAATTTGTaaaaaatattcttcttcttcatttttggAATGGAAATGCCCTAATTTTAGCAAAGTTGAATAAGAAAGCAAGGTTGAAGAAGAAAGTAAGTCTGAAAAGAACACAATGAAGCCTAATTTCACAAATATTATGGGTTTTATAACATGTGATCTAATTTGGGTGCCACGTTTTAGTGACAAAGACGAAAGGTTAAAATATTTAACACCGTTTCATGAAAATGGATGGAATTGACAAACTTGAGACAATTAGTAAAGTTGAGGGACCTAAATgattgtttttaaaattaagggACCAATATGAACCTCGACCAAGAGATATTGGACAAAAAATTATATTAAACCTACAAATTTTCGTAAGTTAGATGGCTTGAGAGTGAAAGATCACTATGTAGTCAATTTGACTCGCCTTGTTAAATGGCATTAAAAGATGATAAAGAAGGATGACAACCTTTGGAGTAACATCATAGGTGGAAGTAAGGTTTATAAGTTTAAGAAAACTACATTATGGTGTATTTCTTTCATGGCTCATATTAGTTAGAGGTTTGAGATTGATTCACTGTTGGCATGTCTAAGAGAGAGGATGATGGTCTTCATAAGTCTTCTTAGGAGGATCCTTGGTTAGGGAATGTGTCTATCAAAATTAAGTTTGAGTGACCTTTTTTAATTTTGACATAAATAGATATAACATGGAATCTTGATTGAAAGGAGTTTTGAGTCTAAAAATGTAGGTAGACGAGAGGTCTCTTTTTTAGGAGCAAAATCTTTTTAGAAGTATAATGTTTTTTTAGAAGTATAATGACCCTCTTTTAGGAGCAAAATTTTGGCGCTGCTTGATTGTTTGTTAGTTTTTCTATAAAGATAAAATTAAATTTCTACATTGAATATTATCTTGATATTAAGTatatttgttttaaaaattaatttataaaaaattaaaaatttaacTTGAAAGCTTCTTATTTAAAAAGAAAATTAACCATGTCTTTATAATGACATATCATCAgtttaatttttaaattattgAATTAATGTATCTAATCTAACAACTGATcaaatacattaattatttaataaatttaaaaattaaattatcTTTTATACAaaagaacaaagaaagaaaataaTAGTATAATTTAGTCTTTATAATAAAATTGTATGACATTATTATCTTTTTCTGAAAATAAAATTTTATGTAATCAAAATAATTATTTACAGAACGACCAAAAGATCCAACTAAATAAATCTGTTAAATTAGTAAAATTAAACTATCTCATCAAAGCAACATGCTCACGTAATTTGGGTTTTAACATAATTGTATGACATTATTATTAAAAGAACTAGAAGTTACAgcaaaaattaaaataataaaaagcAACTGATAAGaatttttctttttaaaatattAGTAAAAAGTAAAATTGATGTATTTATTAGGAAGAAAGATACTAGTATATATATTTTTCTTGAAAAAGATGAAAATACTTTACCTAATATAAAAAGAcatttattttgattttttgttttccatgctaataattttttttttacagTGGCTGACTAAGATAATGCTTTAACGAGAGTACGAAAAAGCCTAATATACTCGGAGGGAGCATCGAAGTGAAGCGGCAAACCCTAAAACTGAGTTTGAAACCACGGTAGCTACCACAATGGACGAAGAAGTTGCCGCCGAAACCAGAAAAGACACTGAAGTAGCGCCGGCACTCATCGCCGTCCACCCAGACCGACACTCCGCCGCCGTAGCAGTCGGACCGGAGCTCCGCGTCTTCAACCTCCTGTAAGTTTACCTTTTCCCAACTccatattttcattcaaattatCCATTCTCAACATGCCTACAGTGGCAATTGTGCAGTTTCTTTAGTTGACGACTCCGTCACCGGTGAACAACCCTTTCATAAAGACAATATTAGAGCCATTCGATTCGGAGCTAAAGGAAAACTGTTCGTATCCGCTGGTGAtgataaaaccctaaaaatttGGTCAACGCAATCCTGGCATTGCGTTTCCACTGTGTCGTCGGAGAAGAGAGTTACTGCTGTTGCTATAAGCAACGAAGGATTGCACGTGTGTTTCGCTGATAAATTCGGTCTGGTTTGGGTTGTGGATCTTAATCAAACTTCGCAGTATAAGAAACTAACACCGACACCGCTTCTTTCTCATTATTGCAGTATCATCACTAGCTTGGTCAGTTGCAGTTTATGTTTGTTCTTGTTTTGTTTAACTTGTTTTGTGCTTCTTTCTTCTGAATTTGTGATTTCTGAAGGAGTTTTCGCCAGATAATCGGTTTATTATCAGTGCTGATAGGGATTTCAAAATTCGTGTAAGCTATTATTTCGATTGGTATAATGAGTAATACTAGTTGTTTGTAATTTGATTCTgtttttttcttttgtttgtgTTTATAATCATGTTCATTTCATATTACAGGTTACTAATTTTCCCAAGAATCTCTTAAATGGAGCTCACGAGATTCAGAGTTTTTGTCTCGGTCATACAGAGTAAGAGTTGCTTTTATTAATCttgtatatatgtatgtatgtgtATATCATTTATAAGTGATCTAAATTGAGAACTATGATTTATTTATTCATCATTAAATCAAAAGAACTTTTTAAGTATTACATTTTCCATATGGCAATGAGTCTCACCAAAAAATTACTAAGAGACGTCATACTATTTGAACCCTTTTGTTTAGTGAAAATCTTGGGACTAAACCTGTCTCTTTTCATGTTTACCTGAGTGGAAGTGTTGACTCCGAATTGGAATCATGTCCAAGCTGTGTCCTCAACGTGTAGGAGCTAGGACAAAATATTTTTATATTCTGACACCATTACACCGGAATGGAGTGTCCGACATATGGGTTTTGTATCAGTGTTGGACATCAATACATCTTGGATATTAAGATACACCTTCAATTTTAAGTTGAATTGTcaattataattttattttggCATTTGATTGCAAGAAGAGTAGATTAGACTGAGAGGAGTCAAAACTATATGAGAAACTATTAAGAAAGATCTCAAGATTAACAAATTGGATAGAAATCTGATCCATGTTCCCGACTTTACTTAGTGGAATAAGATTTGGTTGTTGTTGTTTGACATTTGATTGTAATTTATTTCAAATGATTACGTTAGGAGCATCTTATAACAATATTTCAATTCCAGTTATTGTCAGCTGGATTCTTTCCCTATGTTCACTCTTCTCCTAAACAAATGAGTGATCCATTTTTTGATTAAAGATAAGTGAAatttgtatttcagttttttaGATTTTTATATGTTGCCAATATCTATTTGCAGGTTTGTTTCCTGCCTTGCTTTTGTTCCAGCTCAGGAAAGCCCTCATAGTCTTCTTCTATCTGGCAGTGGTGATTCCACAGTTAGTGATTCCTACATTTCTTGATGACTCGGGCATCCTGTTTACTTTATCTATAATTCTGTTTTAAAGTGAGAGTAACATATATTTCCTTCTGCAGGTACGATTGTGGGATATCTCCTCTGGAGCACTCTTGGATACTTGTGAGGTTGCAATTAAGGTATTTTTATATTTCTCAGATGCTCAAATAGTTTGTATTTCTTCTTTTTTCACTTTATTGTTAACGTTTTTGGAAATTATTACTGGACTAGTTACTCGTTACCATAAAATAAATTGTAGTAATTTTAAACAGGCTGATATATGTTACCTCTTGTTGTCATATCATACTTGATGTTCACTTTCTTGTTCTTCATCTTCTGTTTCCAAAGGCAGGGCTTCTAGAGTCCGATGGTAATGCAGAGGAGCATGACCATGCTGTTACTGATTTATGTACCACCCTGGATGGTTTGCTTGTTGCGGTGGCCATTCAAAGGCAAGTGTCTCGCTATTATATTCTGTCATATTTCTCTCCAAGAGAACTTAGTATGGTTTACTAACTAGTTTGTTTGATATCACTGTAGCTTGCGTGGAATTGTATTGTTGAGTTGCAATGTTTCTGCCCAAACACTTTCTTTTGCCAAGGTATTGTTCTCTGACAACACTTGATCGAAAGGatttttatcattatttccaATTTAGTTGGTCTCGTTTATCTCTAGTTGTCTATATTTTTTGGATGATGTTTGCTTTTGCAAATCCTCCCGGAATGAAAATACTCTTCTCACGGAATGCAATATAAGCAATCGTAACTCATTTTTGTTTGGAATGTAATATAAGCAAATGACAACTTTttaatgatgatatctcttaAATGCCCATCATTTAATTTAACCTTTTATGTTTCCAATGACATAGTTCGGTATTAGCTAGTGGTAATTTAGGCAATATACTTAACTTTTTATTGGGATTGTATAAATTCAATGTGATAACTAATTCTCTTAATATATGCAATATGATCAATTTTTGCTTATAATTCATTCTGAAGAGAGTATTGGTTTGGGAAAATATTTGTTTCTAAAGGCAGAAATTTATACTAGTGGCAATACTGCAGGTTGTTTCTATTGCAGGAGAGACCTTTATCCCCACCTGCCTGGCAAACAGTTCCCCGACAAAGGAATTGTGGATGGTTACAGGCATCTCTAGTTTACCTGGTTATGATTACCCGTCTTTGGCTCGTGTCCTAGTAATTTCTGGTATTGATGTTGAGCAAGAGCCAGTTGTTCTGGAAGATGATAAGATTCCCGGTGGAGAAAAGCTGCTAGAAACATTACAAGGAACCACATCTGTTGATGACAATGCATTTTTGGCAGCAGCTGAAGCTGTCAAAGCAGCAATGTGTAACCTATTAATAAAGAAGCATTATCCTTTTGAGAATAGAGAATATAGAAAGaaaaccagaaatgataaaaaaCTCAAGGAATAACAATATGCGATcaaattttgtttttaattatttatgtAGCTGTTTAGCTCAGTTTTTTCTTGATTCTCAAAGACTATTCTAGACTTCTTGTGTCCCCTGTTATTTGTTTTCTGATGAATGAGTATCTCCAAATGTTAAAACCGTATATATTGCCATCAATTTTATGGCCAGCTTTTTTCATTTGTAGCTCAAGTGAGGCAAGTCGACTTCCTTAGTCGAGTCTGAATCCCAAGCTGAATGCACCTGTACAAACATGCACCATGATGCCTTGAGCAGATAAGTTCAATGTAATATTGAGTTCCCTAGATGCTATTGCTTGTTAACATTTGGGTTTATGTTACTAGGTTCATCAACCTTTCTATTGCTTGCATGTATCTTTGAAGCAAGTTGGACCCCTTTCTGGATCTGTCAGAGGATTGGAGGATAGTATATGGCTAAATTAACTTGCACGATAAAAAGTGCTTATAAAAAAAACCAGATTTAGAATGAATGCATTCAAATATTGAAAAACTGGTTTTCAATAGAATCTAATAAAAGACATGAAATGCATCCGGCCTGTAATTGGTAGTTTTAGGTTTACGATCATAAAAATAAACCCCAACTtgttaaaaataataattttgaTTTGGGTTGATTTTACAATTTATTTTTATGACCCTCGTCTCTACATAAGCATGATTAATCTGATAGTGGAAAATCTAAAAATTTCATATTCTATGGGCGGAGAAGTGACAAAGATTGTCAATTCTTCTTTGTTTGAAGCGGTTAACGTGAATAAGTTATTGTGGAAGTTTGAAAATAATGGGAAATTTTACTTCGTAGCACTTATGTTACTGGATAAAAGATGTTACTTTGGAAAATAAAGACCCCTCTGAGGGTTAAATTTTTTTTATGATGTTTATATAGGAATTATGTGCCAATTAGAATGCAATTAATAGACAAAGGCGTTCAATGTCCTATTCATTGTGGTGTATGTGGTGAAAAAGTTGAAGGTTAAGTTAAGCATTTATTTTTACATTGCACAAAATGTGTTGAGTGTCGGGAGAAAGTGGGTCAGTTGTCTTTGTTGTAATAATGTCTCTTTTGCTAAAATAGTTTTTTCCCCCTGTTTTAAATGAAAATCAACATGCAGTGTTCTCAACCATCTTGTGAATTATTTGTAAATATAGAAACAATTAAATATGGAACCACATTGAAGACTCTCTAGACACTATTTGTAATCAGACTTATTATTTGTTCTTAGGATGGAGGAATGTCCAACAACTTCGGTCGAGCAATAATAATCAAATTTAAAGGTATACAAATATTATGTGGAGCAAACTTTTGATCGGACGTCTCAAATGAAACATCGACACATCTTTGTCTAGTAACAAGGTAGGAATATATGCTTGCATTCGAGACGACAATGGATATTTTGGAGCAGCTTGGACCGAGTGATTTTCCCTTATTACTGATGTCGATATATGAGAAACTTTAAGCCAATTTATCCTTAGTAAACGAAAATAAACAGTTGAAAAAAAATTCTGAGCTCAATTTATCAAAATGATTTTTCCCAACTCCCCCTTTCCTAAAACTAATATATTTGTTATCCCAGGAGCCCAACCTCCTAAAAAGGACTTCCAACATCAGTTGTTAGATAAACCATTTTCAAGGATTCTCTCTCACCGACAAATTAAGATACTTGATTGAGATACCCAATTGAGGAAGTTAAATGCCAAACTCATAAAGTtttcttgcacattaattcaCATTAAAAAAACTCTTCTAAAAATTAAACTTAACACTCGGCACAAGATGAAACCTTCTAAAACCAAATTGAGAACTCAAAGATTCTCAATCATAAGCCTCCTGATATAAAACATGTCATATGCATACTGAAAATGACATGCCTGTGTTCCAATATGGATTACGAAGAAATAACTAAATCTATTAACATTTTATGTTCTATTCATCATTACATCAAACCCTTATGCGACAAAAAAAAAAGAGCAAAAAGATCTCATTGTTTTCATGTCTAATGATCCAATATTAAACTAGGCAAAAGTGACACGGTCTATatcttgtgttcaatatatacatGAGGGTAAAAGATTAATTGTACACATAAACATTATCACAGAAAAGTTTCatcaaatcacatgacatttttgtgacATGGGCAATAGTTATGTGTTGTTAGATATATCTCATTGTATATTATATTAAATGGGTGATTAAATATAATTGCTAACGTCATGAGAACCTGTAAAGGTCACACACATAAGGAtagattgatgagagataaaaTGAATAAGTGAAGCTTATCCAATTGTGGGATCTTGCAATGCATTAGCGATATTTGAAAGATAAGGATAACTGTAAGGTACAATATACTTAAATAAAATACAGAACATTGTAAGTTACAATGTACTTAAGTGGAATACAAAGCACCATAAGGTACAATGTAATTAAGTAGAATAAGAAACATTGTAAGGTATAACACATTTAAGTGAAATATGATACACAATAAGGTAAaatatgcttaagtgggcttgttcatcttgcaacccacacaagtggttcttTAAATAAAAAAACTTGTGCTGAAGTATTTGAGCTTGACCAAAATCTAGTTTGTGAAACCCTAGCAGCTGAGAAACCTAGAGTCTCTCCCcctctctccctctctctctctctctctctcacacacacacacacacacaatgTCTTCAATTAGATCAACTAACACTGAGATTAGAGATGCTTTGTTTGTGTGGACCGAGTAGAGGTGTTATCACTCATGCAATGCTTGTGATTTCTATATGGATTTAACATCAAGGATTAATCTCATGTCTATTTGTAAGGATTCACCAAAGGGAAATTTTTGATTTCCATTACGTTTATGCTCACAATTTCCCTTCACTTAAGATATCCCATGAAAATAGACCTGGAATAGTAAGAGGTTGGGGTGTTTTTAAAGGAAGTTGAGGAAGAGGAAGGGGTCAAAACCCTACAACAAAGATGTTATATAGTGTTTTCGATGTTAGTAGTTAGAACACTATCAATATGAGTGTCTTGATTGGGCGAAAAATGCTACTTATATTGAAGTTGAAGACAAATAAGAAAAAGATATATTATTGATGTTCTATGTTGAAATCAAACATGTCGAGAAGGAAGAAACGTGTTTCTGGTTGCAACAATCATGAATTGAAACAAGGAGTGGTTCTTAGATCTGGATGAAGGCTTCAACATACAATAAAACTTAGAAATGACAGTAGAATGACTGCTATCGAAAAAGACAATGTTTGTATGCAAGTGAATGGATTTACTTAGGAAATTTCGAATTTTTACTATATTTCTGAGTTAAATAGAAATTTGTTAAGCATATGTCAACTTCAAGATAAAGACTTATCTATTTTGATTCAACATGGAAAATATATGATATATCATTAAAAAAAGGATTAATTGTGGAGACAATCATGAGTAGAATAGAATGTTTTGTCTGGTGGCTTCCATGATGAAAAATGAATCTGCATTCTTTCAAAACCTGTAAGAAAATGAATATTATCTTTGACATTGTTGGTTTCTGATCGATAAATTAGAAAGTGTATTAATATGCAAAAGTAGTAATATTGAGAAATCACAAAATATCAATCTCGAGGTTTGCTTTATATTTTAGagttcttttttattttattttagttaaaCAAAAAGGTACTCGGGAGTTTTGGTTGGATTGTTTGCAATTAAAATAAAGTGTGAGTAAATTGAATGAAATAATAAATAATATGAGAAAGCATGCTAGAGATGAGAGTTTGAATTTAAATTCGTTGTAAATTCCTAAATTGATTTGTAACAACTTAAATTATTCCTACCGATTATTGGTTCTCAAGTATATTTATCCCTAATATCTTAGTGAATAAATCCTATCCCTTAGTTGAATGTGATAGAACCCCAAGCATTAAACTAACAAAAACAATGCAGTTTCTAGTCGATAATCCTATCCCTAGATGATACCTAAGTTAGAATATTCCTATCAAACGTCACTGTTGAAATCCCTTTCAAACAGATAACTGGATTCAATTATCAGTTTATTAAAAAGATCATAGCGTTAAGAACAAATACGAATAAATCGTAATGGAATAAAATAATG encodes:
- the LOC127126134 gene encoding F-box/kelch-repeat protein SKIP30; this translates as MSGLIEGLPDAVAIRCLARVPFYLHPKLEVVSRSWKAAIRSPELSKIRQEIAASEDLLCVCAFDPENVWQLYDSLRDIWITLPVLPSKIRHLAHFGAVSVSGKLFVIGGGSDAVDPSTGDHDGCFATDEVWSYDPIIQQWSPRASMLVPRSMFACCVLNGKIVVAGGFTSCRKTISQAEIYDPEKDFWTPIPDLHRTHNSACSGIVIGGKMHVLHKDMSTVQVLDNAGARWIVEDCDWLQGPMAVVQDALCVMSNGFIMKQDKEGKKIVSSATDFKQRIGFAMIGLGDDLYMIGGVIGPDRWNWDIKPLSNVDVLTLGSERPTWRQTAPMTRCRGTIVGCTIMRI
- the LOC127126135 gene encoding uncharacterized protein LOC127126135 translates to MDEEVAAETRKDTEVAPALIAVHPDRHSAAVAVGPELRVFNLLGNCAVSLVDDSVTGEQPFHKDNIRAIRFGAKGKLFVSAGDDKTLKIWSTQSWHCVSTVSSEKRVTAVAISNEGLHVCFADKFGLVWVVDLNQTSQYKKLTPTPLLSHYCSIITSLEFSPDNRFIISADRDFKIRVTNFPKNLLNGAHEIQSFCLGHTEFVSCLAFVPAQESPHSLLLSGSGDSTVRLWDISSGALLDTCEVAIKAGLLESDGNAEEHDHAVTDLCTTLDGLLVAVAIQSLRGIVLLSCNVSAQTLSFAKVVSIAGETFIPTCLANSSPTKELWMVTGISSLPGYDYPSLARVLVISGIDVEQEPVVLEDDKIPGGEKLLETLQGTTSVDDNAFLAAAEAVKAAMCNLLIKKHYPFENREYRKKTRNDKKLKE